The following proteins come from a genomic window of Nocardioides albertanoniae:
- a CDS encoding potassium channel family protein translates to MRVAIAGAGAVGRSIASELIVNGHEVLLVDKNPAAIKPERVADAEWLLADACELSSLEEARLDNCDVVIAATGDDKANLVCSLLAKTEFGVPRTVGRVNHPNNEWLFTEAWGVDVNVSTPRIMSALVEEAVTVGDLVRLFTFRQGQANLVEITLPADSPYVGKPTGLVPFPENCALVTLLRDGQVYVPTPEQPLEQGDELLFVVPTEKEDELERLLAPTGHGG, encoded by the coding sequence ATGCGCGTAGCAATCGCCGGAGCCGGCGCCGTGGGCCGTTCCATCGCCAGCGAGCTGATCGTCAACGGCCACGAGGTGCTGCTGGTCGACAAGAACCCTGCAGCGATCAAGCCCGAGCGGGTCGCCGACGCCGAGTGGCTGCTGGCCGATGCCTGCGAGCTGTCCTCGCTCGAGGAGGCCAGGCTCGACAACTGCGACGTGGTCATCGCCGCGACCGGTGACGACAAGGCCAACCTGGTGTGCTCGCTGCTGGCCAAGACCGAATTCGGCGTGCCGCGCACCGTGGGCCGCGTCAACCACCCCAACAACGAGTGGCTCTTCACCGAGGCCTGGGGCGTCGACGTCAACGTCTCGACGCCACGGATCATGTCGGCGCTGGTCGAGGAGGCCGTCACCGTCGGCGACCTGGTGCGTCTGTTCACCTTCCGCCAGGGCCAGGCCAACCTGGTCGAGATCACCCTGCCCGCCGACTCTCCCTACGTCGGCAAGCCGACCGGCCTGGTGCCGTTCCCGGAGAACTGCGCGCTGGTCACCCTCCTGCGCGACGGCCAGGTCTACGTGCCCACCCCCGAGCAGCCTCTCGAGCAGGGCGATGAGCTCCTCTTCGTCGTGCCCACCGAGAAGGAGGACGAGCTCGAGCGGCTCCTGGCCCCGACGGGTCACGGCGGCTGA